Proteins co-encoded in one Neofelis nebulosa isolate mNeoNeb1 chromosome 2, mNeoNeb1.pri, whole genome shotgun sequence genomic window:
- the SFT2D3 gene encoding vesicle transport protein SFT2C, translating into MADLHRQLQEYLAQGKAGGLAAAEPLLAAENAEEPAAGGGPTGAWLGRAGLRWTWARSPAEPTAAVTSECFPSVTRAQRLVASGVCLLLAALCFGLAALYAPVLLLRARKFALLWSLGSALALAGGTLLRGGAACGRLLRGEETPSRPALLYVAALGATLYAALGLRSTLFTALGACVQVAALLSVLFGLLPRGAVTALRLAFGRLGPGAGLAKALPV; encoded by the coding sequence ATGGCGGACCTCCACCGCCAGCTGCAGGAGTATCTGGCGCAGGGGAAAGCCGGCGGGCTGGCGGCCGCAGAGCCGCTGCTCGCTGCGGAAAATGCGGAGGAGCCCGCGGCGGGGGGCGGGCCGACGGGGGCGTGGCTGGGCCGCGCCGGTCTACGCTGGACGTGGGCGCGGAGCCCCGCGGAGCCAACGGCGGCAGTGACCTCAGAGTGCTTTCCCAGCGTGACGCGCGCGCAGCGGCTGGTGGCGAGCGGCGTGTGCCTGCTGCTGGCCGCGCTCTGCTTCGGCCTGGCCGCGCTCTACGCGCCCGTGCTGCTGCTGCGCGCCCGCAAGTTCGCACTGCTCTGGTccctgggctctgcgctggcgcTAGCTGGCGGCACGCTATTGCGTGGCGGCGCGGCCTGCGGGCGCCTGCTGCGCGGCGAGGAGACGCCGTCGCGGCCAGCGCTGCTCTATGTGGCCGCACTGGGCGCCACGCTGTACGCGGCGCTCGGGCTGCGCAGTACGTTGTTCACGGCGCTAGGCGCCTGCGTGCAGGTGGCCGCTCTGCTGTCCGTGCTATTCGGTCTCCTGCCGCGGGGTGCGGTCACCGCGCTGCGGCTAGCGTTCGGGCGCCTGGGCCCGGGAGCCGGCCTCGCCAAGGCGCTGCCGGTGTGA